The Pseudomonadota bacterium DNA window AGCAAGGGGGCGGCGGATGCGGACGTAATACTGACGGGGGAGAACGTCGGTGACGACTTCTCGGCAGTCGAGACGGGCGACGTGAACGGCGACGGGCTTACGGACCTCCTGGTCGGGGCAGACGGCTATGACACCGATCGCGGCAGGGCGTACGTCTTCTACGGCGGCTCAGGGATCGCCACAAAGGGCGCGGCCGATGCGAACATCATCTACACCGGCAACGCCGGTGACTCTTTAGAGGTCGCTCCGCCGGCGGACATCAACGGCGACGGCATCGAGGACATCATATTGCCCAGGTCCTATAGCGCCTCGGCTCAGGGGAAGATCTTTATCTTCATCGGTGGGAGCGGGATGACGAGCGGCACGGTGGACAGCGCGAACATCACCCTGTCGGGCGAGGGGACGACTGATGGATATAGATTCATTAGGACCCTGGACGTCAACGGCGACGGGATCGCCGACGTGATCGCCGGCGCCTCCAGATACGATTCCGACCGAGGGCGCGCCTATATCTTCTACGGCGACGTGGCGCTCTCGAGCAGGACCGCCGACCTGGCGGACGTGATAATCACAGGGGAGAGCGCAAACGATCAATTCGGCCTCTTCTGATGCCCGGACCCGCTACTGGGTCTCCACCAGGATGTCCATGTCTATGCCGTCCATCGCGGCCCCCTCGGGCGGGGTGATCTTGAGGAAGTACTTCACCGCCTGGAACGGGGCCTGCTGCGTGCCCGGGGCCGTGTAGTGGAAGCCGGCCCTTGGCTTGAAGCTCATCGCCTGCACCGGGTCGTTCGTCCCCCGCGCCACCACGTGCCCCAGGTCGTCCACGATGCCGGCCGAGTAGGCGGCAACACCGCCTGCGGACATGTCGACGCTTACCTTGATCAGGAAGTCCTGTCCGAGCCAGTTCCCGCAGCCCGCGCAGTCGCCCAGCGAGACCGGGTCGAGCGGATGGACGAAGCGGTTCATCTCGACGCCGAACTCCACCTTGCCGCAGTCGCCCGGGAGCGGGACCTCGTCGGCGTCGCAGGCCGTACCCCCCCTGTCGCCGTCGCAGTTCCTCTGGTCCGGGTTGGCCACGCCGGGGCAGTTGTCGCAGGCGGAGCCCACGAGGTCCCCGTCGGGGTCCGCCTGGTCCTGGTTGGCGGTGAAGGGGCAGTTGTCGAGCTCGTCCGCGACGCCGTCGTCGTCGTCGTCGGAGTCGCAGGCGTTGCCTGAGCCGTCCTTGTCCGTGTCGACCTGGTCGGCGTTCGCGACGTCCGGGCAGTTGTCGGCGGCGTCCGGGTGCCCGTCGCTGTCGCGGTCATCGCAGACATCGCCCTGGCCGTCCTGATCCGCGTCGGCCTGGTCCGAGTTCGCTATGTAGATGCAGTTGTCCTCGCTGTTCTTCTTCCCGTCGCCGTCTATGTCCTCGTCGCAGGCGTCGCCCGCCCCGTCGTTGTCCGTGTCCTTCTGGCCCGGGTTTGCGATCTCTGAGCAGTTGTCGTCCACGTCGGGCGACTTGTCGCCGTCCTCGTCCGGGTCCGCGAAGTCGAGCTCGCCGTCGCAGTCCTTGTCCGCCCAGGCCTCGGCCACGCCCACCGATCCCCACGCGTTCATGACGTCGCAGACGTCCTGCCCGCTGAAGCCGAGCGTCCCCTTCTCCGCCCAGATGTCGGCGACCGCCACGAAGTACATGCGGGTCAAAAGGAAATTCTTCACGCCCGTCAGGACGTCGGTCAGCACCTTGTAGTAGAGCCTCTGCGCCTTATCCTTGCCGATGCCGTGGATCGTGTAGGTGTTGTGCACGCCCCCCTCGGCAAGGAGATAGGAGGCCTTGTTCGGGATGCCGCAGTTGGTGTGCACGCCGCCGTGGTCCAGGCTCGTGACGAGATAATCGTCCATGTGGTCCGGGTCGTTGTCGATGGCGGGCGGGTCGCTCATGTCCCGGATTGCGCCGCCGGGCGCGTATTCGCCCATCAGCCAGTCGCCGTCCACCATCGCGCCGAAGAAGTCGGAGAAGTGCTCGTCGAGCGCGCCGGATTCGCCGTGGTACTCGGCGACGCCCTCGTACGACCCTATCCCGTGCGTCCATTCGTGCGCGAGTATGTCTCGCTGTGCTCTCCCGTCGATGAAGAGGATGTAGTCGCATCCCCGGTCATAGTGAGTTCCGTGCGACGACAGCGCGTGGACCATGATCTCCGCCTGCACATCGTGGCCGTCCCAGCCCTTGCGCCCGAAGGTGTTGTAGAAGTAATCGTAGACGGCGTGGGCGTAATCATAGGCGTGCTGGCCGTCCAGATGGAGGTCGGAGCCCGCGCCCGGATAGCCGGTGGGGCCGTCCTCGTCGAACCACTCGTCGTCGTCGGTCTCCGCGAGGCCGTTCCAGCAGTGGTTCGAGGACGTGTTGTTCGCCGTCTCTATGTCGAAGTCCTTTCCCGCGGGGGACTGGCTCAGGTAGAAGAGGGCCTCCCCGCTGCAGGCGTCCACGAAGGCGAGCCATGAAGATCCGCCGCCGTTGATGTCGCAGTAGCCGCTGAGGCTGACGCGCCAGGCCAGGCGCACGTCCGACTCCGCGGCGGAGTCGATGAGCGCGCGGTCGAAGTACATGAGGCGCGTCTCTCCAAGGGCCTCCATCCCGGAACAGCCCGTCCCCGCGATCGCCGCCGCCTCAGCTGCGTCGGCGTCGATCGAGGGGGCCGCGTAGGCCGGGAAGTCGGCGACGTAGCGCCCGCCCGTCATCCGCACATAGCCGTCCACGATGTGGACCGCCAGCGCGGCTCCGTAGACGGGGATGCCGTTCTGGCGCTGGCCGAAGAAGAGGTGCTCCTCGCCTTCCTCCGCGTTCTGCACCACCTTTTCCAGGTATAGCTGCGACGCCGGGTCGGTGAGGCCGTAGAGGTCCTTGTAGGTCTCGAGGAAGTTGAGCGCGCGCACCACGGCGTCGTCCTCGAGGCCCGACGGGACGGCGACCTTCATCGAGAGGAACTCGGGGATCCCGTCGCTGAAATAGAACTGCACCGGCGTGAGCGAACCCGCCCTGAGCCCGTCGAGCGCGGACGCCTGCGTATCGGCGACGTAGTCGGTCGAGGACCCGCCGCCGCAGGTGGCGACAACGATCAGCATCAGGACGCCGAACACTCTCACTACAAGGCGAAGGGAGATCGGAAATTCATGGTAGCGGATCATCGGCTTCATATCGCTGACCTCCGAGAATGTATGCCACGTGAGGATGCACGCGCTGGCAGCGCACAATGCTTTGCATTAATATCATGATAACACAAAAAGGGCTGTTTCCGATAAGCTCAAAACCTGAACGATCGGACGTAAACAGTCAGACCTATAAACAATTAAAACAATTAAACAATCAGACGAAATTAAATAAACAATCAGACGGACCAAATCGGTCCAGAATAAAGCTCTTTAAAATACAATGTGTTGAAAGTAATGTTGAGAGTTGGGTCGGATAATTACTGACGATTCCCGTTATCTTGTTGCGGATTGCGGGTCTGGACCGTCTGACTTTCCCGGCATAAAGAGACGTGAGCAGTGCCTGGCATGACTTTGCTCCGTCTGACGGTAAAAACCGTGACTAGTGACTGGTGACTGGTAGATCAGGTCAGCTGGTCATTGCCTCATCGACCACAAGGCGGGCGAAGGCGAACGAGCAGGTGAAGGCCGGGGATACGGCGTTGAGCACGTGGACGCTCGCCTCCCCCTTTCTTATCACGAAGTCCATCTCCAGCCTGCGCTGGTTTCTGTCGAGCAGCTGGGCGCGGATGCCGGGGCGCAGGGAATCGCCGAACATGGCAGGGTCGGCCGAGGGCATGAGCCTGCGCGCCATCTTCACGAAGCCGCTCTTGAGGTACTTCTTCATCTCGACGAGGGCGAGGTCGCGGAAGTTGAAGTCGTTCGCCGCGAAGAGGAGAGCCTCCCAGAGCGATATCTCCACCGCCTCGTCGAGCCGGAATCCCTCGATCAGCCCGTAGCACTCGCGCCAGAAGACCGGGGTGGCGGTGGGGCCGCACTTGGCGGTGCCGTCCGCGCAGCGGGTGAAGGCCACGCCAAGGAACGGGTTGGCCAGGTTGGGCACTGGGTAGACGTGGCGGCGGAAGTGCGCCGCGTGCTTGTATCTATAGTAATAGCCCTTGAACGGGATGACCGTGTACTCCTCGCCCACGCCGTACCGGTGGGCCACGCGGTCGGCGTAGAGGCCGGCGCAGTTGATCAACGCGTCGCACTCGAGGCGGCCCTGCGACGTCTCGATCGCGCGGCCAGGGAGGCGGCGGAGGAACTTCGTGTCGAACATGAACTCCACGCCGCGGGCCCTGAGGTCGCCCGCCAGCGAGAGGCAGACCTCTTCCGGATCCACGACCGCGGTCGTGGGCGACCAGAGCGCGCGGCCGAAGGTGCGGGCGGCGGGCTCGAGCTCGCGGAGCTCACCCACGTCGACCGCCTTCACATCGATGCCGTTCACACGGCCGCGCCGGAGCAGCTCGTCCACGCCGGCGGTCTCATCCGGGCTCGCAGCGCAGACCACCTTGCCACAGCGGTCGATGCGAAGCCCCTTCTCGAGGCAATATTCGGTGAGCAGGCGGTTGCCGTCAGCGCACAGGCGCGCCTTGAGCGACTCGGCGCTGTAGTAGAAGCCGGCGTGGAGTATGCCGCTGTTGCGGCCGCTGGCGTGGCGCGCGGGTGCGGGCTCCTTGTCGATCACGCAGACGGAGGCTCCGGGGTGGCGGATGGAGAGCTCGCGGGCGCAGGACATGCCGATGATGCCGGAGCCCACTACTATATAGTCAAAGGAGGTCATATTTGGGACCCGGAACCCGGGATCCGGAACTCGGGATCCGGGATTCGGAAAATAGTAATCGGGGGATAGTGGAGGGGAAAGGGGAAATAGTCAAGGGAACGGGGATCGTGGATCAGGCGGCGCCGAGGTCGTCCACGCGGCGGATGTCGACGTCGGCTCCGAAGAACCGCCTGAAGCAGCTCTCGACCGTCTTCGTGCCGCGGTTGTTGGAGAGCATGGCGTGGATGGTGCGCATGACCGAGTCCTCGGTGGTTGGATAGATGTCGCTGCGGCCGTCGAAGAGCAGCTCCGGCCGCGCGCCTTCGGTCCTGTAGATCATCGTGCCCGCGCCGACGAGCTTATCGCCCTCGATGAAGAGGTGCGGGTGCATGACCTCAGGGATCGCGACGCGAATCTCCCTGCCCGCCTCGCCGGGCAGCTCCACCACTATGTAATTGAGCACCCGGTCCGACAGCACCCGCGGAACGCCCTTGCTGTCGAGTATGGCCGCGCGCCCGGTGACATCGCCCGCCTGCTCCACTATCCTCGCTATGCGCATCTGTCTGTTGGCCGGATCGGGGGAGTCGACGCGGAACGGGATATTGTCCTTCATGGACTCGAGCGCTGCGCGCTGCTCGACCACGGCGTTCTTCATGGCGACGAGCTCGTCGGACCTCGCGGCGCGCTCGAGGTTCGCCTCGACCCTCCTTCGCCTGAGAGTCAGGCCGCGGGCCAAGAACGCGGCCTCCATGGCAGCGGCGAAGCCGGCTGTCGCGAAGAGCTGATGCTGGATCTCGCCCAGAAAGATGTACGTGGAGAGGAAGAACGCCGCGTCCAGCACCGTCCTACGCGCGACCCAGGAGAAACCGAAATACGGATTGGAGGACGGAAGCACGGGGGGCAGCGACTCGAGCTTCGAGTCCAGATCCTCCTCCAGGCGCAGGAGCAACTCGCTCGAAGCGTTGTAGCTCAAAAGCCCCATCGACGTGGCCTTCACGACGCACGGGGCGCTGAGGGATTCGTTTATGAACAGCTCGAGGATGTCGCGGGCGGCCGATATCTCCCTCACCTCCCTGCTGAAGATGCGCCGCGTGGAGTGCACGAGGTACGGGACCGTGAAGGTCTTGTATTCCCGGAACCAGTCCGGGTTCTGCATGTCGGGCGTGGGGAGGTAGAAGTCGTTCTGCCGGGCGAATTCCTTGCCAATGGAGAGCGATTTCCCGGCCTCCAGGGGATCTCGGGTCCGCGCCATGTTCATGACGAGCGAGATCTTCGCACCGAGCGACATCCCGGGCACAGAGAGGGACATTGTGCTCACGCTGTTTAACGCCATCATAATGTCTTCGCCGCTCCATACGGCGGGTGGCGCCTGCTCTGATGCTCGCAGGACCTCACTTTGCCGGGAATACTACAACCGGGCGACGGGTTACAACGTGTTTTTACGAAGACAGGGCGGCGCAAGGCGTTATCCGACGCTAACGTATTGATATTAATGATGAATATAAATGCAGAAAAAATGCAAAACTATGCGCAACAAAAGCGATTTACTGCCGATAATATATCGACAGGCCCGGGGGGGGGCCGGAGCCTCAAATGCCAATCAAAAATTCCAGGAACGAAATGAGCGCGGGCGTGATAGACCGCTCGGTCCGGGTCTCAATCGCCCAGAAACGCGCCGAGGAGATGGAAGCGGACGCAAGGCTCCACTTCGCGTCAGACGGAGCAACTTCCCCCGCCCCAGGGGCGTCAGACGGAGCAATGGCGTCAGACGGAGCAAAATCACGGGAGGGGGATGTCGTAAGGGGTGAGGACGACGGCAACACCTATGTATTTACATCGATATTTCACCCCTCCTCTGTGGCGGACGATGCCATGAGGGCGCTCGCCCACTCGATCACGAATGGACTGCGCAGGGCCGCGTCCGAGTTCGCGACATCGATAGCCATAGCCCTCGACGACGACAGCGCGGAACGCACAGGGCTGTCGAAGATCGATGTGATCGACTCGGTGTTCAAAGGGGTGGAGCGATATCTGCAGAAAGCGCGCGACGAGAAGGAGTACCCCGGCATCTCCGATATAATGCTGGCGGCCGGCAAGGCGATGTATCTCACCTACTGGATGGAGATCACCGACATAAGGCGGAGGCTGGGCGCATTCGAGGGCGGGCCGATCGAGGCGCCCGT harbors:
- a CDS encoding M4 family metallopeptidase — protein: MKPMIRYHEFPISLRLVVRVFGVLMLIVVATCGGGSSTDYVADTQASALDGLRAGSLTPVQFYFSDGIPEFLSMKVAVPSGLEDDAVVRALNFLETYKDLYGLTDPASQLYLEKVVQNAEEGEEHLFFGQRQNGIPVYGAALAVHIVDGYVRMTGGRYVADFPAYAAPSIDADAAEAAAIAGTGCSGMEALGETRLMYFDRALIDSAAESDVRLAWRVSLSGYCDINGGGSSWLAFVDACSGEALFYLSQSPAGKDFDIETANNTSSNHCWNGLAETDDDEWFDEDGPTGYPGAGSDLHLDGQHAYDYAHAVYDYFYNTFGRKGWDGHDVQAEIMVHALSSHGTHYDRGCDYILFIDGRAQRDILAHEWTHGIGSYEGVAEYHGESGALDEHFSDFFGAMVDGDWLMGEYAPGGAIRDMSDPPAIDNDPDHMDDYLVTSLDHGGVHTNCGIPNKASYLLAEGGVHNTYTIHGIGKDKAQRLYYKVLTDVLTGVKNFLLTRMYFVAVADIWAEKGTLGFSGQDVCDVMNAWGSVGVAEAWADKDCDGELDFADPDEDGDKSPDVDDNCSEIANPGQKDTDNDGAGDACDEDIDGDGKKNSEDNCIYIANSDQADADQDGQGDVCDDRDSDGHPDAADNCPDVANADQVDTDKDGSGNACDSDDDDDGVADELDNCPFTANQDQADPDGDLVGSACDNCPGVANPDQRNCDGDRGGTACDADEVPLPGDCGKVEFGVEMNRFVHPLDPVSLGDCAGCGNWLGQDFLIKVSVDMSAGGVAAYSAGIVDDLGHVVARGTNDPVQAMSFKPRAGFHYTAPGTQQAPFQAVKYFLKITPPEGAAMDGIDMDILVETQ
- the lhgO gene encoding L-2-hydroxyglutarate oxidase; this encodes MTSFDYIVVGSGIIGMSCARELSIRHPGASVCVIDKEPAPARHASGRNSGILHAGFYYSAESLKARLCADGNRLLTEYCLEKGLRIDRCGKVVCAASPDETAGVDELLRRGRVNGIDVKAVDVGELRELEPAARTFGRALWSPTTAVVDPEEVCLSLAGDLRARGVEFMFDTKFLRRLPGRAIETSQGRLECDALINCAGLYADRVAHRYGVGEEYTVIPFKGYYYRYKHAAHFRRHVYPVPNLANPFLGVAFTRCADGTAKCGPTATPVFWRECYGLIEGFRLDEAVEISLWEALLFAANDFNFRDLALVEMKKYLKSGFVKMARRLMPSADPAMFGDSLRPGIRAQLLDRNQRRLEMDFVIRKGEASVHVLNAVSPAFTCSFAFARLVVDEAMTS